A segment of the Trifolium pratense cultivar HEN17-A07 linkage group LG7, ARS_RC_1.1, whole genome shotgun sequence genome:
GAAGCATTAGACCGTACATCAATAATCGCGAAATTTCTATGTTGTCTTCACTTCACAAGCAGCTACCTTTGTTCTCCAACACACGTAATGTTTCATTCCAATTCAATTCTAACAAAAtttcatctttcttcttcatatTCATGTTTTTTGTATACCCTTTTGATTCAATTGCTGGAATCCTCTGTTTGCAGGCGTATGGACCTAGTATGCTCCCTACCCTAAATATTGCTGGCGATGTTGTTCTTGTTGAGCATCTTTCTCCAAGGATTGGGAAAGTTGGTTATGGTGATTTGGTTCTTGTTAGGTCACCTTTGAACCCTAATCGGAATTTGACAAAACGTGTTGTTGCTATGGAAGGGGATACTGTTACTTATTTTGATCCTTTGAATTCCGATTCTTCTCGAAATGCTGTGGTGTGTGTGCTTAATGGTTTGTTCtttattttctccttttttttgtttgtttttgtactTTTTTAGGACATGTTTGTGAAAATGTGCCTACTTGATTGTTGTCATTTTAGATTAACGAATATGAGCAAGGCTTTTTGGTAGATAGACGAATGACAGGCTAttggaaactcacacacaaagtggagggaCTGGGTTCGAACCATGGTCATGGcgtccgacctaacaatttcggcatttatGCCAGTTtagctaggatttgtggacattACATGAGCAAGGGTTTTGTTCCAACCTCTTAAGTCTTTTGCACCAC
Coding sequences within it:
- the LOC123894990 gene encoding mitochondrial inner membrane protease subunit 1, with translation MSFMNHIRTVAKEALDRTSIIAKFLCCLHFTSSYLCSPTHAYGPSMLPTLNIAGDVVLVEHLSPRIGKVGYGDLVLVRSPLNPNRNLTKRVVAMEGDTVTYFDPLNSDSSRNAVVPKGHVWIQGDNIYASRDSRHFGPVPYGLIKGKVFFRVWPPSSFGLLDN